The following are from one region of the Penaeus monodon isolate SGIC_2016 chromosome 19, NSTDA_Pmon_1, whole genome shotgun sequence genome:
- the LOC119585366 gene encoding uncharacterized protein LOC119585366 yields the protein MEKLNTLGEWHKILGHCKVAVQKNETTGMHILNKEKFGCITCVLGKITQYRNRKTVKKDKQPLDLVHCDVKHHPYGNMKRLRCDHGTEFTNQEFRILPIENKIKQEFSAPYSPHQNGTAERPHKSIIDKAQCLPIESKLPKDMWGYTVNAACYIRNRSKEGIFAGYDNQSPTYLIYFLESLIVKKIRCDKFMENFPNVAEPPKDEQSSDEMTSWWRLDFSKNHFKKIKTNHQVTQVKKEDIQLEKDVNPED from the exons ATGGAGAAACTCAACACCCTAGGGGAATGGCATAAAATCCTAGGACACTGCAAAGTGGCTgtgcaaaaaaatgaaacaactgGAATGCACATtttgaataaagagaagtttggcTGTATCACATGTGTTCTTGGTAAGATCACacagtatagaaatagaaagactGTCAAAAAGGATAAACAGCCTTTGGATTTAGTACACTGTGATGTG AAACATCACCCATATGGCAATATGAAAAGACTAAGATGTGACCACGGAACAGAATTTACAAATCAGGAATTCAGAATACTTCCTATAGAGAATAAGATTAAACAAGAGTTTTCTGCACCCTACTCTCCACATCAAAATGGAACAGCTGAGAGACCACACAAATCAATTATTGACAAGGCTCAATGTTTACCGATTGAGTCCAAATTACCTAAAGATATGTGGGGTTATACTGTGAATGCTGCTTGTTACATCAGGAATAG GAGTAAGGAAGGAATATTTGCAGGCTATGATAACCAGAGCCCAACTTACTTGATTTACTTCCTAGAATCTCTAATAGTAAAGAAAATTAGATGTGATAAGTTCATGGAAAACTTCCCCAATGTAGCTGAACCACCAAAGGATGAGCAATCCTCAGATGAAATGACATCTTGGTGGAGACTAGACTTCAGCAAAAATCACttcaagaaaatcaaaacaaaccacCAGGTAAcacaagtgaagaaagaagatatcCAACTCGAGAAAGACGTAAACCCTGAAGATTAG